One window of the Clostridium sp. MB40-C1 genome contains the following:
- a CDS encoding rod shape-determining protein, which yields MGLFGMTKDMGIDLGTANTLVYLKGKGIILREPSVVAINKITNKVLAVGEEAKQMIGRTPGNIVAIRPMKDGVIADFDVTEEMLKNFISKVCSKSAFTAPRVVVCFPSGVTAVERRAIEEATKGAGARDVYLMEEPMAAAIGAGLPVNEPTGSMVVDIGGGTTEVAVISLGGIVTSKSLRVAGDELDQAIIAYIKKEYNLMIGERTAESVKIKIGSAYPTEITLEELNQEDSNKSSSKEETSEEKTSKEETDIEETDVDTEENKEDLKEDLNEASVDLNKEKVEIPEHRTMEIRGRDLITGLPKVMVITEEEIRAALKEPVSAIVDAIKTNLEKTPPELAADIMDKGIMLTGGGANLKGLDKLINKETHMPVHIAESPLDCVAVGAGKALDNIDKLNGK from the coding sequence GTGGGATTATTTGGAATGACAAAAGATATGGGTATAGACTTAGGAACAGCTAATACATTAGTGTATTTGAAGGGAAAGGGTATAATTTTAAGAGAACCTTCAGTTGTTGCTATAAATAAAATAACTAATAAGGTTTTAGCTGTTGGAGAAGAAGCTAAGCAAATGATAGGAAGAACTCCAGGAAATATTGTAGCAATAAGACCTATGAAAGATGGTGTTATTGCAGATTTTGATGTTACAGAGGAAATGTTAAAAAACTTTATTTCTAAAGTTTGTTCAAAGTCAGCTTTTACAGCTCCAAGAGTTGTTGTTTGTTTTCCATCGGGGGTAACTGCTGTGGAAAGAAGAGCTATAGAAGAAGCAACTAAAGGAGCAGGTGCAAGAGATGTTTATTTAATGGAAGAACCTATGGCTGCTGCAATAGGAGCAGGATTACCTGTAAATGAGCCAACAGGAAGTATGGTTGTAGATATTGGTGGAGGTACTACTGAAGTAGCAGTAATATCTTTAGGTGGTATTGTTACAAGTAAGTCATTAAGAGTAGCAGGAGACGAGCTTGATCAAGCTATTATAGCTTATATAAAGAAAGAGTATAACTTAATGATAGGAGAGAGAACAGCTGAAAGTGTAAAAATTAAAATAGGATCAGCATATCCTACTGAGATAACTCTAGAAGAGCTTAATCAAGAAGATTCAAATAAATCCTCATCAAAAGAGGAAACTTCTGAAGAAAAAACTTCAAAAGAAGAAACAGATATAGAAGAAACAGATGTAGATACAGAAGAAAACAAAGAGGATTTAAAAGAGGATTTAAATGAAGCTAGTGTTGATTTAAATAAAGAAAAGGTAGAGATACCTGAGCATAGAACTATGGAAATAAGAGGAAGAGATCTTATTACAGGACTTCCAAAAGTAATGGTAATAACAGAAGAAGAAATTAGAGCAGCATTAAAAGAGCCAGTTTCAGCTATTGTGGATGCAATTAAGACAAATTTAGAAAAGACACCACCTGAGCTTGCAGCAGATATAATGGATAAAGGAATAATGCTTACTGGAGGCGGAGCTAATTTAAAAGGTTTAGATAAGCTTATAAATAAGGAAACACATATGCCAGTTCATATAGCAGAATCACCATTAGACTGCGTAGCAGTAGGCGCAGGTAAAGCTTTAGATAATATAGATAAGCTTAACGGAAAATAG
- the radC gene encoding DNA repair protein RadC, protein MNMPIKINDLPKNERPRERLLRYGAEVLSNSELLAIILRTGTLKENAINLSSRILRESKGLNGILNMSSKEFMKINGVGEAKAAQLLAIGELVKRFNTFKSGENYKIKKPSDAANMVMYDMCSLKKEHLRIIMLNTKNIVIAVRDISVGSINSSIVHPREVFGEAIKRSSASIIICHNHPSGDPTPSNEDIKVTQRLNECSKLLGIDLLDHLIIGNGVYISLKEKYVL, encoded by the coding sequence ATGAATATGCCTATTAAAATTAACGATTTACCTAAAAATGAAAGACCAAGAGAAAGGCTTTTAAGATATGGTGCTGAAGTACTATCTAATAGTGAACTTCTTGCTATTATATTGAGAACTGGTACTTTAAAAGAGAATGCTATAAATTTAAGTAGTCGTATTTTAAGAGAAAGCAAAGGGTTAAATGGGATCTTAAACATGAGTAGTAAAGAGTTTATGAAAATAAATGGGGTTGGTGAAGCGAAAGCGGCTCAACTTCTAGCTATTGGAGAACTTGTAAAAAGATTCAATACATTTAAGTCTGGCGAGAACTATAAAATAAAAAAGCCTTCTGATGCTGCCAATATGGTTATGTATGATATGTGTTCTTTAAAAAAAGAACATTTGAGAATTATTATGTTAAATACCAAAAATATTGTTATAGCAGTAAGGGACATATCTGTGGGAAGTATAAATTCTTCTATTGTACATCCTAGAGAAGTTTTTGGTGAGGCGATAAAAAGAAGCAGCGCTTCCATTATTATATGTCATAATCATCCATCAGGAGATCCAACTCCTAGTAATGAGGATATTAAGGTAACTCAGAGACTAAATGAATGCAGTAAACTATTAGGAATTGATCTTTTAGATCATTTAATAATAGGAAATGGAGTTTATATAAGTTTAAAAGAAAAATATGTATTATAG